The following proteins come from a genomic window of Diorhabda carinulata isolate Delta chromosome X, icDioCari1.1, whole genome shotgun sequence:
- the LOC130902302 gene encoding uncharacterized protein LOC130902302: MRFKKKSNFNSSNTVNVSTTESNNSKKDISIDIVAQRILYKHSEIAENKKSVNSKLHIPHTKTSQELNDLIVRRILETDAKLNKKNTSSMFKVIDKNRSNEIEMLSRSKPINLIENTDTLASSSTDKRNRIRILSTATQTLHDWVNLETDSTQTETDLVNERNIQVDWYNDYKNIQTSAETKNMETSPVIRKTSCKFTNTDFYYPAVSESTQIFEYMSNSDLFCLEWVDKYLFNINLNIQTVVVDEKIRDIYCLSSCLSVNISM, translated from the exons ATGcgtttcaagaaaaaatcaaatttcaatagcTCGAATACTGTGAATGTATCAACAACggaatctaataattccaaaaaagaTATCTCAATAGATATAGTAGCGCAACGTATCTTATATAAGCATTCTGAAATAGCTGAAAATAAGAAATCGGTTAATTCAAAACTACACATCCCCCACACAAAAACTTCACAGGAATTGAATGATTTGATAGTAAGACGTATATTGGAAACGGACGCTAAgctaaataagaaaaatacgtCATCTATGTTCAAAGTAATTGATAAGAACAGAAGCAATGAAATAGAAATGTTATCCCGATCAAAGCCTATTAACTTGATTGAAAATACCGATACTCTTGCCTCAAGTTCTACTGataaaagaaatagaataaGAATATTGTCAACAGCAACTCAAACACTTCATGATTGGGTTAATTTAGAAACTGATTCTACACAAACCGAAACGGATTTagtaaatgaaagaaatattcaGGTCGATTGGtataatgattataaaaatattcaaacctcagcagaaactaaaaatatggaaacaagTCCTGTAATAAGAAAAACTTCTTGTAAGTTTACTAATACTGATTTTTATTACCCTGCGGTAAGCGAGAGCACACAGATTTTTGAGTATATGTCAAATAGCGATCTGTTTTGCTTAGAATGGGTGGACAAGTACCtctttaatataaatttgaatatacaaaCCGTTGTTGTCGATGAAAAAATTCGAGAT ATCTATTGTTTGTCGAGCTGTCTCTCCGTcaatatttcaatgtaa